The following coding sequences lie in one Mucilaginibacter sp. KACC 22773 genomic window:
- a CDS encoding outer membrane beta-barrel protein: MKRLILTAMLCVAASYGFAQTTTTTTTTIVDSTKTGTDTTIVTKKHIKVKLGLGHDAPYVSPYTNDTTKVRRTKAPGFSFGITFSRIDLGFATLLDHGSFTLSPNNQFLSYRQAKTANFGFDVVQFGYRFNSAFKIYVSGGFDWTNIRLRQDITIQRNAPVLTYVPDSIHFSKNRFSSSYLRIPLSFYYRSHEDSRGNYFRLVVGPEVGILLNGRVKQISEERGKQKFDDDYHFAKLRKGAFIRMGYGIMGIYAKYYFNDMFENSPAQEGLRNFSFGLTLGF; the protein is encoded by the coding sequence ATGAAACGTTTAATTTTAACGGCAATGCTATGCGTTGCAGCAAGCTACGGCTTTGCCCAAACCACCACAACTACCACAACCACTATAGTCGACTCGACCAAAACCGGTACAGATACCACTATTGTAACCAAAAAACATATCAAAGTTAAATTAGGGCTTGGCCATGATGCACCATATGTATCGCCGTACACCAACGATACTACCAAAGTTCGACGGACTAAGGCCCCTGGTTTTTCTTTCGGCATTACTTTTTCAAGGATCGACCTTGGTTTTGCCACTTTGCTTGACCATGGCAGCTTTACCCTGTCGCCCAATAACCAGTTTCTGAGTTATCGCCAGGCCAAAACAGCCAACTTTGGTTTTGATGTGGTGCAGTTTGGTTACCGTTTTAACAGCGCCTTCAAAATATATGTTTCGGGTGGGTTTGATTGGACCAACATCCGTTTGCGCCAGGATATTACCATACAACGCAATGCACCCGTGTTAACGTATGTGCCGGATAGCATCCACTTCAGCAAAAACCGGTTTTCGTCAAGCTACCTGCGCATACCATTATCGTTTTACTACCGCAGTCATGAGGATAGCCGTGGCAATTACTTTCGCCTGGTTGTTGGCCCCGAGGTTGGCATCCTGCTTAACGGACGCGTAAAACAAATAAGTGAAGAACGCGGCAAGCAAAAATTTGACGACGATTATCACTTTGCTAAACTACGCAAAGGCGCATTCATCCGCATGGGTTACGGCATTATGGGCATCTACGCCAAGTACTACTTTAACGATATGTTTGAAAACAGCCCCGCCCAGGAAGGGTTGAGGAACTTTAGCTTTGGATTGACGCTGGGATTTTAA
- a CDS encoding tetratricopeptide repeat protein, whose translation MFSNRVRIFIAFVFLLSLGLLLYLRIYELAAVAVLMILLLIWDYFKQGTLVVAAKYFHHKEFDKAEASLKEISKPEWLSKKRRGYYEFIYGGICVQKQDFKAAEKHYEIAAQYPLRSVNDHVAALVTVANISIRHNDYDKAQAYLQLAEQHADKITAKMKDVINKLHKEIKTKK comes from the coding sequence ATGTTCAGTAACCGGGTGCGCATATTTATTGCATTTGTTTTCCTGCTATCGTTAGGCTTGTTATTGTACCTGCGCATTTATGAGCTTGCGGCTGTTGCTGTTTTGATGATTTTGTTACTAATATGGGATTACTTTAAACAGGGCACCCTGGTTGTTGCAGCCAAATATTTTCACCATAAAGAATTTGATAAGGCAGAAGCCTCGTTAAAAGAAATCAGTAAGCCCGAATGGCTCAGTAAAAAGCGCCGGGGTTATTATGAATTTATTTACGGCGGTATTTGTGTGCAAAAACAGGATTTTAAAGCAGCCGAAAAACATTATGAGATTGCAGCCCAATACCCGCTGCGATCTGTAAATGACCATGTGGCCGCGTTGGTGACGGTGGCCAATATAAGTATAAGGCATAATGATTATGATAAAGCCCAAGCCTACCTGCAATTGGCCGAGCAGCATGCCGATAAAATTACCGCCAAAATGAAGGATGTTATAAACAAACTTCACAAGGAGATTAAAACAAAAAAATAG
- a CDS encoding metal-dependent hydrolase family protein, whose product MKKTIATIILLIFCLPIFAQKTEAYILLKPDRVFDGEQMHPGWWVLVKGNHIEAAGEPATIKIPDNTKVIDLKGTTLMPGLIEGHSHLFLHPYNETAWNDQVLGESRAERTARAVNHARATLMAGFTTVRDLGTEGAAYDDAGLKTAIEKGIIPGPRMLMATRAIVATGSYGPKTEVAEASIIKGGEEADGIDGITRVVRSQIGHGADVVKIYVDYRWGLNGTAAPTFTEEELKVAVQVAKSSGRTVAVHASTTEGMRRAIAAGVTTIEHGDGGTPELFKLMKEKGIALCPTLNATESISGYKGWKKGIDPDPAVVKQKHYIFTEALKAGVTICMGGDVGVFSHGDNAQEMILMAEYGMKPLVVLRSATSVNAAVFGLKDLGNIKTGYLADLVAVNGNPVEDMKVLKLVKLVVKDGLVVKE is encoded by the coding sequence ATGAAGAAAACAATAGCCACAATAATACTCCTCATTTTTTGCCTGCCCATATTTGCCCAAAAAACAGAAGCCTATATATTACTTAAACCCGACCGTGTTTTCGACGGTGAGCAGATGCACCCTGGTTGGTGGGTACTGGTAAAAGGTAATCACATCGAAGCGGCAGGGGAGCCCGCTACCATAAAAATACCCGACAATACTAAGGTGATTGACCTGAAGGGCACAACCCTGATGCCCGGACTAATTGAAGGGCACTCGCACCTTTTCCTGCATCCGTATAACGAGACTGCCTGGAACGACCAGGTACTTGGTGAAAGCCGTGCCGAGCGTACCGCCCGTGCAGTTAACCATGCCCGCGCGACTTTGATGGCGGGATTTACCACAGTGCGCGACCTGGGAACCGAAGGCGCCGCCTATGATGATGCTGGCTTAAAAACTGCGATTGAAAAAGGCATAATCCCCGGCCCCAGGATGTTGATGGCCACCCGGGCAATTGTAGCCACCGGCAGTTATGGCCCTAAAACAGAAGTTGCCGAAGCCAGCATAATTAAAGGTGGCGAAGAAGCTGATGGCATTGATGGTATAACCAGGGTGGTGCGGTCACAAATTGGCCATGGTGCAGATGTAGTGAAAATTTATGTGGACTATCGATGGGGACTAAACGGTACCGCAGCTCCCACCTTTACTGAAGAAGAGTTGAAGGTAGCTGTACAGGTAGCCAAGAGCAGCGGCCGCACGGTTGCTGTACATGCGTCAACTACCGAAGGCATGCGCCGGGCCATAGCGGCAGGTGTAACTACCATTGAGCATGGCGACGGCGGCACACCAGAACTGTTTAAGCTGATGAAAGAAAAAGGCATAGCTTTATGCCCAACCCTCAACGCCACCGAATCAATTTCGGGCTACAAAGGCTGGAAGAAGGGCATCGACCCGGACCCCGCAGTAGTAAAGCAAAAGCATTACATTTTTACCGAAGCATTAAAGGCCGGTGTTACCATTTGTATGGGCGGCGATGTTGGTGTATTCAGCCACGGCGATAATGCCCAGGAAATGATATTAATGGCCGAATACGGCATGAAACCCTTAGTGGTACTGCGCTCGGCAACATCGGTTAACGCCGCCGTGTTTGGATTGAAGGATTTGGGGAATATCAAGACGGGATACCTGGCAGATTTGGTTGCCGTTAATGGTAATCCGGTTGAGGATATGAAAGTTTTGAAATTGGTGAAGCTGGTGGTAAAGGATGGGTTGGTTGTAAAAGAATAA
- the hemE gene encoding uroporphyrinogen decarboxylase, with translation MRDSLLIKAAFSEKTERPPVWMMRQAGRFMKEYWDIKNKYSFLEMCKTPELAADVTMLPVNLLGIDGAILFSDILVTGEAMGGDLSFNAGTGPKFANPVRTQKDIDNLQTDVGDKLQYVADAIKVIQQRLNGSIPLIGFAGAPFTVMSYLVEGGSSKDFKLTKLMLHNEPAMAHQLLSKIATVTADYLNLQIEAGVNAVQIFDSWAQALAWDDYKEFSHYYIQQIISKLNRKDIPVISFCKGSSVFAPLMAEAKPDVVSIDWNVDLLDIKKRLPAGVAVQGNLDPHILYADKKVIKDRIYRLFDRMKDEPGFIFNLGHGIMPDIPFDNVKYAVEIIKEYRN, from the coding sequence ATGAGAGATTCGTTATTAATAAAAGCAGCTTTTTCCGAAAAAACAGAACGACCACCGGTATGGATGATGCGCCAGGCCGGCCGTTTCATGAAAGAATATTGGGATATTAAAAACAAGTATTCCTTTTTGGAAATGTGCAAAACACCGGAACTTGCTGCCGATGTTACCATGTTGCCGGTTAATTTATTAGGTATTGACGGTGCCATCCTGTTTTCGGACATACTGGTTACCGGCGAGGCTATGGGCGGCGATTTGAGTTTCAACGCAGGCACCGGCCCTAAGTTTGCTAACCCGGTACGTACCCAAAAAGATATTGATAACCTGCAAACCGATGTAGGCGATAAATTACAATATGTTGCGGATGCCATAAAAGTGATTCAGCAGCGTTTGAATGGCAGCATTCCGCTGATTGGTTTTGCAGGAGCGCCATTTACAGTGATGAGCTACCTGGTTGAAGGCGGATCGTCGAAAGATTTTAAGCTCACCAAACTGATGCTGCACAATGAGCCGGCAATGGCGCATCAGTTGTTATCAAAAATAGCAACCGTTACTGCCGATTATTTAAACCTGCAGATTGAAGCAGGCGTTAACGCTGTTCAGATCTTCGATAGCTGGGCACAGGCTTTGGCGTGGGATGATTATAAAGAGTTTAGCCACTATTACATCCAGCAGATTATCAGCAAGCTTAACCGTAAGGATATCCCGGTGATATCGTTCTGTAAGGGCAGCTCGGTTTTTGCGCCGCTAATGGCCGAGGCTAAGCCTGATGTGGTATCGATAGACTGGAATGTTGATTTGCTGGATATCAAAAAACGTTTACCTGCCGGTGTAGCCGTACAGGGTAACCTTGATCCGCATATACTTTATGCTGATAAAAAAGTAATTAAAGACCGTATATACCGCCTGTTCGACCGGATGAAGGACGAGCCCGGCTTCATTTTCAACCTGGGCCACGGCATTATGCCTGATATCCCATTTGATAATGTGAAATACGCGGTAGAAATTATAAAGGAATACAGAAACTAA
- a CDS encoding RNA polymerase sigma factor yields MMFLEPKYTIEQLVERCKAGERKAQELLYKQLAGKMLAVCMRYATDRMEAEDMLQNGFIKVFGKMADYRADGSFEGWVRRIMVHSSIEYYRKHHKMMQVVDIDDAGTEPSVNPIAAANLDAKVLMGLIQQLAPGYRIVFNLYALEGYAHKEIAEIVGITEGASKSQLSRARTILKEQIAKMESKSYGYAG; encoded by the coding sequence ATGATGTTTTTGGAACCTAAATATACTATCGAACAATTGGTTGAACGCTGCAAAGCGGGCGAACGTAAGGCACAGGAATTGTTATACAAACAATTGGCCGGTAAAATGCTGGCCGTGTGTATGCGATACGCTACCGATAGAATGGAGGCCGAAGACATGCTGCAAAACGGGTTTATAAAAGTTTTTGGCAAAATGGCTGATTACCGGGCAGATGGATCATTTGAAGGTTGGGTAAGGCGCATTATGGTACATAGTTCTATTGAATACTATCGCAAGCACCATAAAATGATGCAGGTGGTTGATATAGACGATGCAGGCACCGAACCATCGGTTAACCCGATAGCTGCCGCCAACCTTGATGCCAAAGTGCTGATGGGGCTGATACAGCAACTGGCACCGGGTTATCGCATCGTATTTAACCTGTATGCTTTAGAGGGTTATGCACACAAAGAAATTGCCGAAATTGTAGGCATTACCGAAGGGGCATCAAAATCGCAGCTATCAAGGGCCAGAACGATATTAAAAGAACAAATTGCAAAAATGGAGAGCAAAAGCTATGGATATGCAGGATAA
- a CDS encoding CopD family protein, with protein sequence MYEYVLAIHIIFVVCWMAGLFYMVRLFIYHTEAQAKPEPDRSILSAQFEIMEKKLWYIITVPSMFLVLAAGITMVYIKPGFMLMAWLPIKLGFVTGLIIYHYICQHKMKQMRKGIFKWTSTQLRLWNELATILLFAIVFLAVKKDGLSWIFGVVGIVSLGVILMIAVKIYKRFREKK encoded by the coding sequence ATGTACGAATACGTTCTCGCCATACACATCATTTTTGTAGTCTGCTGGATGGCGGGGCTTTTTTATATGGTGCGCCTGTTTATTTACCATACCGAGGCACAAGCCAAGCCCGAGCCTGACCGCAGTATCCTATCGGCCCAGTTCGAGATTATGGAGAAAAAGCTATGGTATATTATAACTGTGCCCTCCATGTTCCTGGTACTGGCCGCAGGGATAACCATGGTTTATATAAAGCCTGGCTTTATGCTGATGGCGTGGCTTCCAATAAAACTTGGTTTTGTTACCGGGCTTATAATTTACCACTACATCTGCCAGCACAAAATGAAGCAAATGCGTAAAGGTATTTTTAAATGGACATCAACCCAATTACGCCTGTGGAATGAGTTGGCCACCATTTTACTTTTCGCAATAGTTTTTCTTGCAGTAAAAAAAGATGGCTTAAGCTGGATATTTGGAGTTGTGGGAATAGTATCGCTGGGGGTGATCCTGATGATCGCGGTGAAAATTTATAAGCGGTTTAGGGAGAAGAAGTAA
- a CDS encoding response regulator transcription factor has translation MPNKKRILLAEDEEHLLEAIKLNLELEGYKVSTAKNGKKALQLFKEERFNLVILDVMMPEIDGFVVAETIRLENTEVPIMFLTAKNTNEDKISGLKKGADDYLTKPFNLEELILRVNNLVKRSLKGDDLKEFNSYKIGEKTIHFNSFELVNEDGSITPLTKKETMLLKLLIERRNDAVSREQILETVWNYDVYPSTRTIDNFILTFRKYFEPDPKNPVYFHSIRGVGYKFTDNQH, from the coding sequence ATGCCTAACAAAAAAAGAATTCTATTAGCCGAAGACGAAGAGCATTTGTTGGAAGCCATTAAACTTAACCTGGAGCTGGAGGGTTATAAAGTTTCGACAGCTAAAAATGGTAAAAAGGCTTTGCAATTATTTAAAGAAGAGCGCTTTAACCTGGTTATATTAGATGTAATGATGCCCGAAATTGACGGCTTCGTGGTTGCAGAAACCATCCGCCTTGAAAATACCGAGGTACCTATCATGTTCCTGACAGCCAAAAACACCAATGAGGATAAAATTTCGGGCCTTAAAAAAGGTGCCGACGATTATTTAACCAAACCCTTTAACCTGGAAGAGCTTATTTTACGGGTGAACAACCTGGTAAAACGCAGCCTGAAAGGCGATGACCTTAAGGAGTTTAACAGCTACAAAATAGGCGAAAAAACCATCCACTTTAACTCGTTTGAGCTGGTGAATGAAGATGGTTCTATTACTCCGCTTACCAAAAAAGAAACCATGTTACTGAAGCTTTTAATTGAGCGCCGTAACGATGCGGTATCGCGCGAGCAGATACTGGAAACTGTTTGGAACTATGATGTATACCCATCAACCCGTACTATCGATAACTTTATCCTAACCTTCCGTAAGTATTTTGAACCAGATCCTAAAAACCCGGTTTATTTTCACTCCATCCGCGGTGTAGGCTATAAATTTACCGATAATCAGCACTAA